A part of Campylobacter ureolyticus ACS-301-V-Sch3b genomic DNA contains:
- a CDS encoding sodium-dependent transporter: MREEFSKIGFILSVVGGAVGLGNAWKFPTLVGMNGGFAFVLLYLLITITIGFAIFLAEIYMGKSSKKDPVNAYKTLAPNNKEKWKFAGFTMVSGILVLSFYLVILGWVIRYIFISLFALPKDIDSARAMFEGFVGSDLLGSIFFFFIAFILTILVVSKGVKSGIEKLNVYAMPTLFILLVLMLLYSVSFDGFKEAFKFLFYADFSKLSVDSLLTALGLSFFTLCLGVGCILTYAASLGDNVNPVTSSFYIVLINIAIGLMMGLIVFTFVFEYSGDPTQQGVGLVFFSLITLFAKLGIVGNILSFLFFLSLFFAGITSAISMIEPFTFYLINEYKFSRKKALCYLGCFVFILGSLCIMSLNLNFSQALNFGGKSFFDILDFASSNVGLPVGAILSAIFVGFVIPKEKVKGFFMPFMKKEIIFEIWYFMLKFVAPIAILIIAINQILS, translated from the coding sequence ATGAGAGAAGAATTTAGTAAAATCGGTTTTATTTTGTCAGTTGTTGGTGGTGCCGTTGGGCTTGGCAATGCTTGGAAATTCCCAACTTTAGTTGGTATGAATGGCGGATTTGCCTTTGTGCTTTTATATTTGCTAATTACCATAACTATTGGATTTGCCATATTTTTAGCCGAAATTTATATGGGTAAATCAAGTAAAAAAGATCCAGTAAATGCCTATAAAACATTAGCTCCAAACAATAAAGAAAAATGGAAATTTGCAGGTTTTACTATGGTAAGTGGAATTTTAGTTTTATCTTTTTATTTGGTAATTTTGGGCTGGGTTATAAGATATATTTTTATTTCACTTTTTGCTTTGCCAAAAGATATCGATAGTGCAAGAGCCATGTTTGAGGGATTTGTTGGAAGTGATCTTTTAGGAAGTATATTTTTCTTTTTCATAGCTTTTATCTTAACTATTTTAGTTGTTTCAAAAGGAGTAAAAAGTGGCATTGAAAAATTAAATGTCTATGCTATGCCAACGCTTTTTATTTTGCTAGTTTTGATGCTTTTATATTCGGTTAGTTTTGATGGTTTCAAAGAAGCATTTAAGTTTTTATTTTATGCTGATTTTTCAAAGCTAAGTGTTGATTCGCTTTTAACAGCTTTGGGTCTTTCATTTTTCACACTTTGTCTAGGAGTTGGGTGTATATTAACGTATGCAGCATCCTTAGGTGATAATGTAAATCCAGTAACAAGTTCATTTTACATAGTTTTAATAAACATTGCAATTGGATTAATGATGGGACTTATAGTTTTTACCTTTGTTTTTGAATACAGTGGTGACCCAACCCAACAAGGTGTTGGCCTTGTATTTTTCTCACTTATTACGCTTTTTGCAAAGCTTGGGATAGTTGGAAATATTTTATCTTTTTTGTTTTTTTTAAGCCTATTTTTTGCAGGTATTACTTCGGCGATTTCTATGATAGAACCATTTACTTTTTATCTTATAAATGAGTATAAATTTAGCCGTAAAAAAGCACTTTGTTATCTAGGTTGTTTTGTTTTTATCTTAGGTTCACTTTGTATAATGTCGCTGAATTTAAATTTTAGCCAAGCATTAAATTTTGGCGGAAAAAGCTTTTTTGATATTTTAGATTTTGCAAGTTCAAATGTTGGACTTCCTGTTGGAGCTATTTTAAGTGCTATTTTTGTTGGATTTGTCATACCAAAAGAAAAAGTAAAAGGATTTTTTATGCCTTTTATGAAAAAAGAAATTATTTTTGAAATTTGGTATTTTATGCTTAAATTTGTAGCTCCAATTGCTATTTTAATCATCGCAATTAACCAAATACTTTCTTAG